The proteins below come from a single Corylus avellana chromosome ca3, CavTom2PMs-1.0 genomic window:
- the LOC132176470 gene encoding probable WRKY transcription factor 43, whose product MEITQIASEDIDWVSLLAGSSIFGNQKSESFAADESSGGGKNGSTRHKRKVRRSKKAIPPKIAFHTKSPDDILDDGYRWRKYGQKAVKNTIHPRSYYRCSNHTCNVKKQVQRLSKDSSIVVTTYEGTHNHPCEMFMDSFTPLLRQLQFLSRI is encoded by the exons ATGGAAATTACTCAAATAGCTTCAGAAGACATTGATTGGGTGAGCCTCCTTGCTGGTTCCTCCATATTTGGCAACCAAAAGAGCGAGTCCTTCGCAGCTGATGAGAGTAGTGGAGGAGGCAAAAATGGCAGCACTagacataaaagaaaagttagAAGGAGCAAGAAAGCTATTCCCCCAAAGATTGCCTTCCATACAAAGAGCCCTGATGATATTCTAGACGATGGGTACAGGTGGCGGAAGTACGGACAAAAGGCTGTGAAGAACACCATCCACCCCAG AAGCTACTACCGCTGCTCAAATCATACATGCAACGTGAAGAAACAAGTCCAACGGCTCTCAAAAGATTCAAGCATCGTGGTGACAACATATGAGGGCACCCACAACCATCCTTGTGAAATGTTCATGGACAGCTTCACCCCACTGCTCAGGCAACTGCAATTCCTCTCCAGAATCTag